One stretch of Tepidibacter hydrothermalis DNA includes these proteins:
- a CDS encoding putative glycoside hydrolase encodes MKKKHLITAALTLCFSFLSGCSQTPVENNPGEEKIQTQNEQKKEEKKQENIFYVKPTQLNVRESYSTQSPIVYKLSKFDKVENIDNNSYVEENDQQTKWYNIKFVNDNNEEKTGWVSSEFLTQNKQDLLSDNLNGVDLSNYPKTYEYENNKRQKVKGIYVTINSIVGNNLDRLIKLCNESEINAFVVDVKDDYGHMLFKTDASEKFAPKANEKAVSKEKMSELIKKLNENNIYLIARIVTFKDPIYTEYYPERAIINKETASTFVSKDGLRWASAHDRKLWEYDVSVAKEAAQIGFNEIQFDYVRFPASNGGKLDSKLDYRNNDGDTSKAQTVQSFLKYAKENISPENVYVSADIFGLVGSVPNDMGLGQYWEAVSGVVDYVCPMMYPSHYGNSVYGIDIHDAHPYETVFQSAKDSVKRNTRVDNPATIRPWIQDFTASWVKGHIKYDEPQVREQIKALNDNGIDEYILWNAGNRYSFEQ; translated from the coding sequence ATGAAGAAAAAACATTTAATTACAGCAGCACTAACACTGTGTTTTAGTTTTTTATCAGGATGTAGCCAAACTCCTGTAGAAAATAATCCCGGTGAAGAAAAAATACAAACTCAAAATGAACAAAAGAAAGAAGAAAAGAAACAAGAAAATATTTTTTATGTTAAGCCCACTCAGTTAAATGTACGAGAGTCTTATTCTACTCAATCACCTATAGTTTATAAGTTATCTAAATTCGATAAAGTAGAAAATATCGATAATAATTCTTATGTTGAGGAAAATGATCAACAGACTAAATGGTATAATATTAAATTTGTAAATGATAATAATGAAGAAAAAACAGGATGGGTATCATCTGAATTTTTAACTCAAAATAAACAAGATCTTTTAAGCGATAATTTAAACGGTGTAGATTTATCTAATTACCCTAAAACCTATGAGTATGAAAATAATAAAAGACAAAAGGTAAAAGGAATTTACGTTACAATAAATTCTATTGTAGGAAATAATTTAGATAGATTAATTAAACTTTGCAATGAAAGTGAAATAAATGCTTTTGTAGTAGATGTCAAAGATGACTATGGACATATGTTATTTAAAACAGATGCATCTGAAAAATTTGCTCCAAAAGCAAATGAAAAAGCTGTATCTAAAGAAAAAATGTCTGAATTAATCAAAAAATTAAATGAAAACAATATATATTTAATAGCTAGAATAGTTACATTTAAAGATCCTATTTATACAGAGTACTATCCTGAAAGAGCTATTATAAATAAAGAAACTGCTTCAACATTTGTAAGTAAAGACGGACTAAGATGGGCATCAGCTCATGATAGAAAGCTTTGGGAGTATGATGTTAGTGTTGCAAAAGAAGCTGCTCAAATTGGTTTTAATGAAATTCAATTTGATTATGTAAGATTTCCAGCATCTAACGGTGGTAAATTAGATTCAAAATTAGATTATAGAAATAATGATGGAGATACTAGTAAGGCTCAAACTGTTCAAAGCTTTTTAAAGTATGCTAAAGAGAACATTTCACCTGAAAATGTCTATGTAAGTGCTGACATATTTGGTCTTGTAGGTTCTGTTCCAAATGATATGGGACTTGGTCAATACTGGGAAGCAGTTAGTGGGGTTGTAGATTACGTATGTCCTATGATGTATCCTAGTCATTATGGAAATTCAGTATATGGAATTGATATTCATGATGCTCATCCCTACGAAACAGTATTTCAATCAGCTAAGGATTCTGTAAAAAGAAATACACGTGTAGATAATCCGGCTACTATTAGACCTTGGATACAAGATTTCACAGCATCTTGGGTTAAAGGCCATATTAAATATGATGAACCACAAGTAAGAGAACAGATAAAAGCCTTAAATGATAATGGAATAGACGAATATATACTTTGGAATGCTGGTAATAGATACAGCTTTGAACAATAA
- a CDS encoding TetR/AcrR family transcriptional regulator: MNIRKSKKHAMMMCFIDATAKIIEEEGIDYVTIRKVASLTGYNSATLYNYFENLDHLIFSACMKFTKPYTDNLHRYVKNCTNSIDTTLRVWECFCYYSFSNPKIFYSIFFAKLSNSLNDYITEYYEIYPQEISSSYHSIYTMLLKNNIYDRSYVLLDECAKEGYIKRDDILEINELFMLIYKGILSNIIDNEINVDIDKFVLKTMKYMKINLSHYLIKKHQLFV, from the coding sequence ATGAACATAAGAAAAAGTAAAAAACACGCAATGATGATGTGTTTTATAGACGCTACAGCTAAAATAATAGAAGAAGAGGGTATTGATTATGTAACCATTAGAAAGGTAGCATCTTTAACTGGATATAACAGTGCTACACTTTATAACTACTTTGAGAACTTAGATCATCTTATATTTTCAGCTTGTATGAAATTCACTAAGCCTTATACAGACAACCTTCATAGATACGTTAAAAACTGTACTAATTCAATAGATACAACACTTCGTGTATGGGAATGTTTCTGCTACTACTCTTTTAGTAATCCCAAAATATTTTATTCTATATTTTTCGCCAAGCTCTCTAATTCTTTAAACGATTATATAACTGAATACTACGAAATCTATCCTCAAGAAATAAGTAGCTCATACCACAGCATATACACTATGCTTTTAAAGAATAATATATATGACAGAAGTTATGTTTTATTAGATGAATGTGCAAAAGAAGGTTATATAAAAAGAGATGATATATTAGAAATAAATGAACTTTTTATGCTCATATATAAAGGCATCTTATCTAATATTATAGATAATGAAATAAATGTCGATATTGATAAATTTGTGTTAAAGACTATGAAATATATGAAGATAAATCTAAGCCATTATTTAATTAAAAAACATCAATTGTTCGTGTAA